GTACCGCGGAAGCATCCGGAGCCATGGCGGTGATTCTTCCCGTTGATCGGTCGGCTTCCGTTACCCCTTCGGTACGCAAGGTGTCTGCCGGGGCTGCCGAATGGATCCCGGTAGCCAGGGTAACCAATCTGGTGCGGGCCATATCACGCTTGAAAGAAGAAGGTTTCTGGATATATGGTGCGGAAAAAGACGGGGACCTGCCTTTTTTTCAGGCGGATTGGGACAGGAACGTGGTTCTGGTTCTGGGGTCTGAAGGAAAAGGCCTCTCCAGCCTGGTAAGAAAAAAATGCGATACGGTAATCGGTATCCCGTTATTTGGCAAGATCAATTCCCTGAATGTCTCTGTCGCCGGGGGAATCGTTATGTATGAATTTAATCGACGAAAGATGACATAATCCATTCAAATCTCCATATTTCACTGAATATAGCCACTACTCGTAACAATTAAAGGGTTGA
This is a stretch of genomic DNA from Bacillota bacterium. It encodes these proteins:
- the rlmB gene encoding 23S rRNA (guanosine(2251)-2'-O)-methyltransferase RlmB gives rise to the protein MVKRNEIIYGRQAVKEALLAGNVRKILMIEGQRGTIVKEIVALARDRGISCENMNAAAFGNLLQGVTAAGGVAAVVSPYDYVGFDQLIGILKKKAEKKLVLILDHLEDPHNLGALIRTAEASGAMAVILPVDRSASVTPSVRKVSAGAAEWIPVARVTNLVRAISRLKEEGFWIYGAEKDGDLPFFQADWDRNVVLVLGSEGKGLSSLVRKKCDTVIGIPLFGKINSLNVSVAGGIVMYEFNRRKMT